In Kitasatospora viridis, the following are encoded in one genomic region:
- a CDS encoding SDR family oxidoreductase has protein sequence MNAFDLTGRLAVVTGAKRGIGRSIARALAEAGADVIGVSATLAESGSAVEQDVTEAGRKFEAIRCDFADPAAVRALADDLAARERPVDILVNNAGTIRRAPAAEHPDAYWDEVLQVNLSAQFTLTRAVGAEMVRRGDGKIIFTASLLSFQGGITVPGYAAAKHGIAGLTKALANEWAPHGVNVNAIAPGYIATDNTQALRDDPARSSAILDRIPAGRWGAGEDIAGAAVFLASPAAGYVNGVVLPVDGGWLGR, from the coding sequence GTGAACGCCTTCGACCTCACCGGCCGGCTCGCCGTCGTCACCGGTGCCAAGCGCGGGATCGGCCGCTCCATCGCCCGGGCGCTGGCCGAGGCCGGGGCCGACGTGATCGGCGTCAGCGCCACCCTGGCGGAGAGCGGCAGCGCGGTCGAGCAGGACGTCACCGAGGCGGGCCGGAAGTTCGAGGCGATCCGCTGCGACTTCGCCGACCCCGCCGCGGTCCGCGCCCTGGCGGACGACCTCGCCGCCCGGGAACGGCCGGTGGACATCCTGGTCAACAACGCCGGCACGATCCGGCGCGCCCCCGCGGCCGAACACCCGGACGCCTACTGGGACGAGGTGCTCCAGGTCAACCTGAGCGCCCAGTTCACGCTGACCCGCGCGGTGGGCGCCGAGATGGTCCGGCGCGGCGACGGCAAGATCATCTTCACCGCGTCGCTGCTCAGCTTCCAGGGCGGCATCACCGTCCCGGGCTACGCCGCCGCCAAGCACGGCATCGCCGGCCTGACCAAGGCGCTCGCCAACGAGTGGGCGCCGCACGGCGTCAACGTCAACGCGATCGCCCCGGGCTACATCGCCACCGACAACACCCAGGCGCTGCGCGACGATCCGGCGCGCAGCAGCGCGATCCTGGACCGCATCCCGGCCGGGCGCTGGGGCGCGGGCGAGGACATCGCGGGCGCCGCGGTCTTCCTCGCCTCCCCGGCCGCCGGGTACGTGAACGGCGTCGTGCTGCCGGTCGACGGCGGGTGGCTGGGCCGATGA
- a CDS encoding CehA/McbA family metallohydrolase — protein sequence MPGRGASWYRGDCHVHSVHSDGELTPAELVRQARAAGLDFLATTEHNSAAAPGVWVQPAGDDFLVVLGEEVTTGTGHWLALGTAPGEVVDWDYRVRDGLVDRALDQVHRAGGLCVAAHPHAPYPSGEFMYPFEGFDAVEVWNGLWSSDRPWNADNEAALAEWGRGLAADLLRSGRWRPAMGNSDTHLDGQLGIPQTVVFAEELSTRAVLAGIRAGRSWIAESAEVDVAFTARAGGRTAGVGERLATRGELVDVRAVVRGVPSGTVSFHTDGGKVHRASLPGDGAGSVRWRTTAQDSAFVRIEVRAPDGQVAALTNPVILT from the coding sequence GTGCCGGGTCGCGGAGCGAGCTGGTACCGGGGGGACTGCCACGTCCACTCCGTCCACTCGGACGGTGAGCTCACCCCCGCCGAGCTGGTCCGCCAGGCGCGGGCCGCCGGGCTCGACTTCCTTGCGACGACCGAGCACAACTCCGCCGCCGCGCCAGGTGTCTGGGTGCAGCCGGCCGGCGACGACTTCCTGGTGGTGCTCGGCGAGGAGGTGACCACCGGGACCGGTCACTGGCTGGCCCTCGGGACCGCGCCCGGCGAGGTCGTCGACTGGGACTACCGGGTCCGGGACGGCCTGGTGGACCGGGCGCTGGACCAGGTGCACCGGGCGGGCGGCCTGTGCGTGGCCGCGCACCCGCACGCGCCGTACCCCTCGGGCGAGTTCATGTACCCGTTCGAGGGCTTCGACGCGGTGGAGGTGTGGAACGGGCTGTGGAGTTCGGACCGGCCCTGGAACGCCGACAACGAGGCGGCCCTGGCCGAGTGGGGCCGCGGCCTCGCCGCCGACCTGCTCCGCTCGGGCCGCTGGCGCCCCGCCATGGGCAACAGCGACACCCACCTGGACGGCCAGCTCGGCATCCCGCAGACCGTGGTCTTCGCCGAGGAGCTGAGCACGCGGGCCGTGCTGGCCGGGATCCGCGCGGGCCGCAGCTGGATCGCCGAATCGGCCGAGGTGGACGTCGCGTTCACCGCCCGCGCCGGCGGACGCACCGCCGGAGTGGGCGAACGGCTCGCCACCCGGGGCGAGTTGGTCGACGTGCGGGCGGTGGTGCGGGGCGTGCCGTCGGGGACCGTCAGCTTCCACACCGACGGCGGGAAGGTGCACCGCGCCTCGCTGCCCGGCGACGGCGCGGGCAGCGTGCGCTGGCGGACGACGGCGCAGGACTCGGCGTTCGTCCGCATCGAGGTCCGCGCTCCCGACGGACAGGTCGCCGCGCTGACCAACCCGGTGATCCTGACGTAG
- a CDS encoding extracellular solute-binding protein, with translation MTRSSTPLRTTAAAVACTTALALLTGCGSGGAGGSAGGSGVIHVLVYGDAGNTVEKRIVDTFNKTSKVRAVLDTIPGADYQTKLQTVITTPQAPDVFFDWGGGSIAPFVKAGLLMPLDDMIAKDPALKADFLPSVFNTAVIDGKSYGIPMRGTQPVLLFDNKKVLADAGLTPPTTWDQLLSEVHALKAKGTTPIALGGGDQWPTLMWFEYLFDRVAGPGLFQRAVGGDKQAWADPASLKALGMLKQLVDAGAFGTTFDSVKFTDGGSPALLAKGKAAFELMGSWEYATQQTADPDFAKDQLGYSAFPSVPGGQGDPNDLVGNTNNFYSVRSTTKYPDAVAQFLKLMYSDDFVKAQLAIGNLPTTTNTPDFLAGSANPAYSKYQYDLVKQAPSFQLSWDQAYPPAAMTPMHQTVQRFLDGQLDANGFVRAMQALPTP, from the coding sequence ATGACACGTTCCTCGACCCCCCTTCGCACCACCGCCGCGGCCGTCGCCTGCACGACCGCACTCGCCCTGCTCACCGGCTGCGGCTCGGGCGGCGCCGGCGGTTCGGCGGGCGGCTCCGGCGTGATCCACGTGCTGGTCTACGGGGACGCGGGAAACACCGTCGAGAAGAGAATCGTCGACACGTTCAACAAGACCTCCAAGGTCAGGGCCGTGCTCGACACCATCCCCGGCGCGGACTACCAGACCAAGCTGCAGACCGTCATCACCACGCCCCAGGCCCCGGACGTCTTCTTCGACTGGGGCGGCGGCAGCATCGCACCCTTCGTCAAGGCCGGCCTGCTGATGCCGCTGGACGACATGATCGCCAAGGACCCGGCCCTGAAGGCGGACTTCCTGCCCTCGGTGTTCAACACCGCGGTGATCGACGGCAAGTCCTACGGCATCCCGATGCGCGGCACCCAGCCGGTGCTGCTCTTCGACAACAAGAAGGTGCTCGCCGACGCCGGGCTGACCCCGCCCACCACCTGGGACCAACTGCTGAGCGAGGTGCACGCGCTCAAGGCGAAGGGGACCACCCCGATCGCGCTCGGCGGCGGCGACCAGTGGCCCACCCTGATGTGGTTCGAGTACCTCTTCGACCGGGTCGCCGGCCCGGGCCTGTTCCAGCGGGCCGTCGGCGGCGACAAGCAGGCCTGGGCCGACCCGGCCAGCCTCAAGGCGCTCGGCATGCTCAAGCAACTCGTCGACGCGGGCGCCTTCGGCACCACCTTCGACTCGGTCAAGTTCACCGACGGCGGCTCACCCGCCCTGCTGGCCAAGGGAAAGGCCGCGTTCGAGCTGATGGGCTCCTGGGAGTACGCCACCCAGCAGACCGCCGACCCCGACTTCGCCAAGGACCAGCTCGGCTACAGCGCCTTCCCGAGCGTGCCCGGCGGCCAGGGCGACCCGAACGACCTGGTGGGCAACACCAACAACTTCTACTCGGTGCGCAGCACCACCAAGTACCCGGACGCCGTGGCCCAGTTCCTCAAGCTGATGTACTCCGACGACTTCGTCAAGGCGCAGCTGGCCATCGGCAACCTGCCGACCACCACCAACACCCCGGACTTCCTGGCGGGTTCGGCGAACCCGGCCTACTCGAAGTACCAGTACGACCTGGTGAAGCAGGCCCCGTCCTTCCAGCTCTCCTGGGACCAGGCCTACCCGCCGGCCGCGATGACCCCGATGCACCAGACCGTGCAGCGGTTCCTCGACGGCCAGTTGGACGCCAACGGCTTCGTCCGCGCCATGCAGGCGCTCCCCACTCCCTGA
- a CDS encoding bifunctional 4-hydroxy-2-oxoglutarate aldolase/2-dehydro-3-deoxy-phosphogluconate aldolase — protein sequence MNAAITGATTGPDPAWHTGPRILPVLTVPSATTAEPLADALVRAGVGTVEVTLRTPEALEALRRMAAHGGLTVGAGTVLTPEQAERAVAAGASFVVSPGLDEDVLTKCQELGVPVVPGIATASELIRALRAGIGTVKLFPAELVGGPALVRNLAAPFPGVRFVPTGGIGPE from the coding sequence ATGAACGCAGCGATCACCGGCGCGACGACCGGCCCCGACCCGGCCTGGCACACCGGACCGCGGATCCTGCCCGTGCTGACCGTGCCCTCGGCCACCACGGCCGAGCCGCTGGCCGACGCGCTGGTGCGGGCCGGCGTGGGCACGGTCGAGGTCACCCTGCGCACGCCGGAGGCACTGGAGGCCCTCCGGCGGATGGCCGCCCACGGCGGCCTCACGGTCGGCGCCGGCACCGTGCTGACCCCCGAACAGGCCGAGCGGGCCGTCGCGGCGGGAGCCTCGTTCGTCGTCTCGCCGGGCCTGGACGAGGACGTCCTGACGAAGTGTCAGGAACTCGGCGTGCCGGTGGTCCCCGGCATCGCCACGGCCAGCGAGCTGATCCGCGCGCTGCGCGCCGGGATCGGCACCGTCAAGCTGTTCCCCGCCGAACTCGTCGGCGGGCCGGCCCTGGTGCGCAACCTGGCCGCGCCGTTCCCCGGCGTGCGGTTCGTGCCCACCGGCGGCATCGGCCCCGAGTAG
- a CDS encoding cellulose-binding protein, with amino-acid sequence MSPDDSTTAAQPASQGRAARRNRTPRRLAAGAAAALLAGVGTGTLAPVASAASTVAVTVDAGTSLGTVPSTGVGLNTAVYDPNMNDPKASSLLKAAGIQELRYPGGSDADGYHWQSRTLAENGWVAPGTDFDSFMANAKSIGAQPIITANYGSGTPQEAADWVKYANVTKGYGVKYWEIGNEVYGNGHYQNGNGWEYDTHADKSPTEYANNLVAYAQAMKAVDPTVKIGAVLTTPGGYPDGTVGAGDSADWNNTVLSIAGKSIDFVIVHWYPGGTGAADLLNTPDRIPGITSALRSLIAKYAGARAASMEIAVTETDGDFSPAKTSQAAALYAPDTYMSWFEHGAVNVDWWDLHNGPGKPSTVNGETDYMDEGVLSSGTCTGGSPCEPALETPFPTYWGIRSLTALAHPGDTMVKSSSANASVAVHAVRTANGGLNVMLINKDPQNAAQVSLSYAGYTPAPGSVTTVSYTKGATDLTTAEQGTAAGQTLPPYSITTLQLKPASTTSAGSPSPAAPSTAPAPAPSAAVPVPSAGSSVGSRAQSEAGGAVGRPAQGSAAPTPSAKPTTTSTAGGLAFTGMGPGVLYSAVGGLIAVSAGSVLVLRGRRRKGAHGK; translated from the coding sequence GTGTCACCTGACGACTCGACCACCGCCGCCCAGCCCGCGTCCCAAGGCCGCGCCGCCCGCCGCAACCGCACCCCGCGCCGCCTCGCGGCGGGGGCGGCGGCCGCCCTGCTGGCCGGGGTCGGCACGGGCACCCTGGCGCCCGTGGCGAGCGCCGCGTCGACCGTCGCCGTCACCGTCGACGCCGGCACCTCGCTGGGCACCGTGCCCAGCACCGGTGTCGGCCTCAACACGGCCGTCTACGACCCCAACATGAACGACCCCAAGGCGTCCTCGCTGCTGAAGGCCGCCGGCATCCAGGAGCTGCGCTACCCGGGCGGCTCGGACGCGGACGGCTACCACTGGCAGAGCCGCACGCTCGCCGAGAACGGCTGGGTCGCACCGGGCACCGACTTCGACAGCTTCATGGCCAACGCGAAGTCGATCGGCGCGCAGCCGATCATCACCGCCAACTACGGCTCAGGCACGCCCCAGGAGGCTGCCGACTGGGTCAAGTACGCCAACGTCACCAAGGGTTACGGCGTCAAGTACTGGGAGATCGGCAACGAGGTCTACGGCAACGGGCACTACCAGAACGGCAACGGCTGGGAGTACGACACCCACGCCGACAAGAGCCCGACCGAGTACGCCAACAACCTGGTCGCCTACGCGCAGGCGATGAAGGCCGTGGACCCGACGGTGAAGATCGGGGCGGTGCTCACCACCCCGGGCGGCTACCCGGACGGGACGGTCGGCGCCGGTGACAGCGCCGACTGGAACAACACCGTGCTCTCCATCGCGGGCAAGTCGATCGACTTCGTGATCGTGCACTGGTACCCGGGCGGCACCGGCGCGGCCGACCTGCTGAACACCCCCGACCGGATCCCCGGAATCACCTCCGCGCTGCGCTCGCTGATCGCCAAGTACGCCGGTGCGCGCGCCGCTTCGATGGAGATCGCGGTCACCGAGACCGACGGCGACTTCTCGCCCGCCAAGACCAGCCAGGCCGCGGCGCTGTACGCGCCCGACACCTACATGAGCTGGTTCGAGCACGGCGCCGTCAACGTGGACTGGTGGGACCTGCACAACGGCCCGGGCAAGCCGAGCACCGTCAACGGCGAGACCGACTACATGGACGAGGGCGTGCTCTCCTCCGGGACCTGCACGGGTGGCAGCCCCTGCGAGCCGGCCCTCGAAACGCCCTTCCCCACCTACTGGGGCATCCGCTCGCTGACCGCGCTGGCCCACCCCGGCGACACCATGGTCAAGTCGTCCTCGGCGAACGCGTCGGTGGCCGTGCACGCGGTACGCACCGCGAACGGCGGCCTGAACGTGATGCTGATCAACAAGGACCCGCAGAACGCGGCCCAGGTGTCGCTCTCCTACGCCGGATACACCCCGGCGCCGGGTTCGGTCACCACCGTCTCCTACACCAAGGGCGCGACCGACCTGACCACGGCCGAGCAGGGCACGGCGGCCGGCCAGACGCTGCCGCCGTACTCGATCACCACGCTGCAGCTCAAGCCCGCCTCGACGACCAGCGCGGGCAGCCCCTCGCCCGCCGCCCCGTCGACCGCGCCGGCTCCCGCCCCCAGCGCCGCCGTGCCGGTGCCCTCCGCCGGCAGCTCGGTGGGCAGCCGCGCCCAGTCCGAGGCCGGCGGCGCCGTCGGCCGGCCCGCCCAGGGCAGCGCGGCCCCCACACCGAGCGCCAAGCCGACCACGACCAGCACGGCCGGCGGCCTGGCCTTCACCGGCATGGGCCCCGGGGTCCTGTACAGCGCCGTCGGCGGCCTGATCGCCGTCTCGGCGGGCTCCGTGCTGGTGCTGCGCGGCCGTCGCCGCAAGGGCGCGCACGGCAAGTGA
- a CDS encoding zinc-dependent alcohol dehydrogenase, with amino-acid sequence MNAPIAVRAPLAVRYAGARTLDVAPGSSEAPGPGEVQLAPEYVGICGTDLHIFHGDMDARVKTPAVIGHEMAGRVVQVGPEVEGWQPGDLVTVIPLRWDGTCPACRKGHQHVCQQLDFIGIDSPGAMQQRWTVPASTLVRLPEGMPLDHAALVEPTAVAVHDVGRAGVQAGERVVVVGGGPVGVLIALVARAQGAEVRVVELSEHRRKLAAELGLAVWNPATEDVPELVRQWTGDAGADVAFEVSGAANGVETAIEVLAVRGRLCLVAIHPSPRVVNLHRFFWRELTLVGARLYDRGDFERAVELLADATIPAAALITGTVPLARAQEAFEALEAGGNVMKILVDCTGTDEESAA; translated from the coding sequence GTGAACGCCCCCATCGCCGTCCGAGCCCCTCTTGCCGTCCGCTATGCCGGTGCCCGCACCCTGGACGTCGCCCCCGGCAGCTCCGAGGCCCCCGGCCCCGGCGAGGTCCAGCTGGCCCCCGAGTACGTCGGCATCTGCGGGACCGACCTGCACATCTTCCACGGCGACATGGACGCGCGGGTCAAGACGCCCGCCGTCATCGGGCACGAGATGGCCGGCCGCGTCGTGCAGGTCGGCCCTGAGGTCGAGGGCTGGCAGCCCGGCGACCTGGTGACGGTCATACCGCTGCGCTGGGACGGCACCTGCCCGGCCTGCCGGAAGGGCCATCAGCACGTGTGCCAGCAGCTCGACTTCATCGGCATCGACTCCCCGGGAGCGATGCAGCAGCGCTGGACGGTGCCCGCCAGCACGCTGGTCCGGCTGCCGGAGGGCATGCCGCTGGACCACGCCGCGCTGGTCGAGCCCACCGCGGTGGCCGTGCACGACGTCGGCCGGGCCGGCGTCCAGGCCGGCGAGCGGGTCGTCGTGGTCGGGGGCGGCCCGGTCGGCGTCCTGATCGCGCTGGTCGCCCGGGCCCAGGGCGCCGAGGTGCGGGTGGTCGAGCTCAGCGAGCACCGGCGCAAGCTGGCGGCCGAGCTGGGCCTGGCGGTCTGGAACCCGGCCACCGAGGACGTGCCCGAACTGGTGCGGCAGTGGACCGGCGACGCCGGCGCCGATGTCGCCTTCGAGGTCTCCGGCGCCGCCAACGGCGTCGAGACGGCCATCGAGGTGCTGGCGGTGCGCGGCCGGCTCTGCCTGGTCGCGATCCACCCGAGCCCCCGGGTGGTCAACCTGCACCGCTTCTTCTGGCGCGAGCTGACCCTGGTCGGCGCCCGCCTGTACGACCGCGGCGACTTCGAGCGCGCGGTGGAGCTGCTCGCCGACGCAACGATCCCCGCCGCCGCGCTGATCACCGGGACCGTGCCGCTGGCCCGGGCGCAGGAGGCCTTCGAGGCCCTGGAGGCGGGCGGGAACGTCATGAAGATCCTGGTGGACTGCACCGGGACGGACGAGGAGAGCGCCGCGTGA
- a CDS encoding carbohydrate ABC transporter permease: MARHRTRGPVRPNYLAGLGSLVWLGVVGLPLYVLLITTLRTQSDYSTNGPLTFPKRLTLGNYADALSNGFGQDLVNTCTVTVSVVALVLLLVPPLAYTIVRSRRRSVRTVFRVFLLGLAVPAQAVIVPMFYLISKAGLYDDLTGVVLPTAAFSLPICTLILTGAMRDITPELYEAMAVDGASPWRVFWQLVLPLSKGGLSTIVVFASLQAWNGFLFPLVLTQSDSTKVITLGLYSFQTEHGVDAPGLLSAVVLSMLPVLGVYLFARRALVQGLMGVGGK, translated from the coding sequence ATGGCCCGTCACCGAACGCGCGGGCCGGTCCGCCCCAACTACCTGGCCGGGCTGGGCTCGCTGGTCTGGCTCGGCGTCGTCGGCCTGCCGCTGTACGTGCTGCTGATCACCACCCTGCGCACCCAGTCGGACTACTCCACCAACGGCCCGCTGACCTTCCCGAAGCGGCTGACCCTGGGCAACTACGCCGACGCCCTGTCCAACGGCTTCGGCCAGGACCTCGTCAACACCTGCACGGTCACGGTGAGCGTGGTCGCCCTGGTGCTACTGCTGGTGCCGCCCTTGGCGTACACCATCGTGCGCAGCCGCCGCCGCAGCGTCCGCACCGTGTTCCGGGTCTTCCTGCTCGGGCTCGCGGTCCCGGCCCAGGCGGTGATCGTGCCGATGTTCTACCTGATCAGCAAGGCCGGCCTGTACGACGACCTGACCGGCGTGGTGCTGCCCACCGCGGCCTTCTCGCTGCCGATCTGCACCCTGATCCTCACCGGGGCGATGCGCGACATCACCCCCGAGCTCTACGAGGCGATGGCGGTCGACGGCGCCTCACCGTGGCGGGTGTTCTGGCAGCTGGTGCTGCCGCTGTCCAAGGGCGGGCTCTCCACCATCGTGGTGTTCGCCTCGCTCCAGGCGTGGAACGGCTTCCTCTTCCCCCTGGTGCTCACCCAGTCGGACTCGACCAAGGTCATCACCCTCGGCCTCTACAGCTTCCAGACCGAGCACGGGGTCGACGCGCCCGGCCTGCTCAGTGCCGTCGTGCTGTCGATGCTGCCCGTGCTCGGCGTCTACCTGTTCGCCCGCCGCGCCCTGGTCCAGGGGCTGATGGGGGTCGGCGGAAAGTGA
- a CDS encoding carbohydrate ABC transporter permease — protein MTRSPAPGPAGLTRPGLLWALPATAFFAAFALVPLALVAVLSFTTWNGVGAPRAAGLTNWTALLHDPVMLKSLWLSALLTLLGVLLQTPISLLLGVWAAGHQRNRAILSAIYFVPLLLSATAVSVLWRALLDPNFGLPAQAPWLFGDGNLLGSRDGAIGVLAFVGAWQWTPLHTLIYQGSARAVPPVLYQAAAIDGAGRARQFWHVTLPQLRTTMVTSTVLMVVGGLTTFDTVLILTQGGPGTETTISAYYMYQQGFKNFDFGGASAIALVLVLVATVVSLAMVRLSGYDAMRAGAEGI, from the coding sequence ATGACCCGTTCACCCGCGCCCGGCCCCGCCGGCCTGACCCGGCCCGGCCTGCTCTGGGCGCTGCCCGCCACCGCCTTCTTCGCCGCGTTCGCCCTGGTGCCGCTCGCCCTGGTCGCCGTGCTCTCCTTCACCACCTGGAACGGCGTCGGCGCACCGCGCGCCGCCGGGCTGACCAACTGGACGGCCCTGCTGCACGATCCGGTGATGCTCAAGAGCCTGTGGCTGAGCGCCCTGCTCACCCTCCTGGGCGTGCTGCTGCAGACCCCGATCAGCCTGCTGCTCGGCGTCTGGGCGGCCGGCCACCAGCGCAACCGGGCGATCCTGTCCGCCATCTACTTCGTGCCGCTGCTGCTCTCCGCCACCGCCGTCTCGGTGCTCTGGCGGGCGCTGCTGGACCCCAACTTCGGCCTGCCCGCCCAGGCTCCCTGGCTGTTCGGCGACGGCAACCTGCTCGGCAGCCGTGACGGCGCCATCGGCGTGCTCGCCTTCGTCGGCGCCTGGCAGTGGACCCCGCTGCACACGCTGATCTACCAGGGCAGCGCCCGCGCCGTCCCACCGGTGCTCTACCAGGCCGCCGCCATCGACGGCGCCGGCCGGGCCCGGCAGTTCTGGCACGTCACGCTCCCGCAGCTGCGCACCACCATGGTCACCTCGACGGTGCTGATGGTGGTCGGCGGACTGACCACCTTCGACACCGTGCTGATCCTCACCCAGGGCGGCCCCGGCACCGAGACCACGATCAGCGCCTACTACATGTACCAACAGGGCTTCAAGAACTTCGACTTCGGCGGGGCCTCGGCCATCGCGCTGGTGCTGGTGCTGGTCGCGACCGTGGTCTCGCTGGCCATGGTGCGGCTGTCCGGCTACGACGCCATGCGCGCCGGGGCGGAGGGGATCTGA
- a CDS encoding aldo/keto reductase: MRQRTIAGTPVALTELGFGAAVIGNLYRATTDEEAAAAVAAARDHGIRYFDTAPHYGLGLSERRLGAALRERPRSEYVVSSKVGRLLVPNERPTGTDSEGFAVPDDLRRQWDFSRDGVLRSVEETLARTGLDRIDIVYVHDPDDHWRQAADEAMPALAELRDQGVVGAIGAGMNQSAMLARFLRETPADVVMLAGRYTLLDQSALDDALPAAEEFGKAVVAVGVFNSGLLSRPWPAEGMKHDYQDAPVELVERAREIARVCERHGTSLPAAAIAFPLTHPAVVNVTLGMRTPEQVRGNAELHDRPVPEALWQELAERGLIRAEAVLKKV, encoded by the coding sequence GTGCGGCAGCGAACGATCGCCGGCACGCCGGTCGCCCTGACCGAACTCGGCTTCGGCGCCGCGGTCATCGGCAACCTCTACCGCGCCACCACGGACGAGGAGGCGGCGGCCGCCGTCGCCGCGGCCCGGGACCACGGCATCCGCTACTTCGACACCGCCCCGCACTACGGACTCGGGCTCTCCGAACGGCGCCTGGGCGCCGCGCTGCGGGAGCGCCCGCGCTCGGAGTACGTCGTCTCCTCCAAGGTGGGCCGCCTGCTCGTGCCGAACGAGCGGCCCACCGGGACGGACAGCGAGGGCTTCGCGGTGCCCGACGACCTGCGCCGCCAGTGGGACTTCAGCCGCGACGGCGTGCTGCGCTCCGTCGAGGAGACCTTGGCGCGCACCGGGCTGGACCGGATCGACATCGTCTACGTCCACGACCCGGACGACCACTGGCGCCAGGCCGCGGACGAGGCGATGCCGGCCCTGGCCGAGCTGCGGGACCAGGGCGTGGTCGGCGCCATCGGCGCCGGGATGAACCAGTCCGCGATGCTCGCGCGCTTCCTGCGCGAGACCCCCGCCGACGTGGTGATGCTCGCCGGCCGCTACACCCTGCTCGACCAGTCCGCGCTGGACGACGCGCTGCCGGCGGCGGAGGAGTTCGGCAAGGCCGTGGTGGCCGTCGGCGTCTTCAACTCCGGCCTGCTGTCCCGCCCGTGGCCGGCCGAGGGGATGAAGCACGACTACCAGGACGCCCCGGTGGAGCTCGTCGAGCGGGCGCGGGAGATCGCCCGGGTGTGCGAGCGGCACGGCACCAGCCTGCCGGCGGCCGCCATCGCCTTCCCGCTGACCCACCCCGCCGTGGTCAACGTGACGCTGGGGATGCGGACCCCGGAGCAGGTGCGGGGCAACGCGGAGCTGCACGACCGGCCCGTGCCGGAGGCGCTCTGGCAGGAGCTGGCCGAGCGCGGCCTGATCCGCGCCGAGGCGGTGCTGAAGAAAGTCTGA
- a CDS encoding LacI family DNA-binding transcriptional regulator: MTGTATLAEIAREAGVSAPTVSKVLNGRADVAPATRERVEELLRRHGYRRRRATGHAAPLLELVFHELESPWAMEVIRGVENVVREAGLSVVLSESSGRLSPGQSWVDGVVARRPTGVVLVLSGLDRVQREQLTSRDIPFVVVDPAGDPGQEVPAVGATNWNGGLAATRHLLELGHRRIAVIAGPARMMCSRARVDGYRAALETAGVPFDPALVRDGDFHHEAGYRAGLELLRGPDRPTAVFTGNDLQALGLYQAARELGLRIPDDLSVVGFDDLPLARWVGPPLTTVRQPLTEMAEVATRMVLDLARGTRPSTLRVELATTLVERSSTAAPPVGR, from the coding sequence GTGACCGGAACGGCGACGTTGGCGGAGATCGCCCGCGAGGCAGGGGTCTCGGCTCCGACAGTTTCGAAGGTGCTCAACGGCCGGGCGGATGTCGCGCCCGCCACCCGGGAGCGGGTCGAGGAGCTGCTGCGCCGGCACGGCTACCGCCGCCGGCGCGCCACCGGCCACGCGGCACCGCTGCTGGAGCTGGTCTTCCACGAGCTGGAGAGCCCCTGGGCGATGGAGGTGATCCGGGGCGTGGAGAACGTGGTCCGCGAGGCCGGGCTCTCCGTGGTGCTCTCCGAGTCCTCCGGCCGGCTCAGCCCCGGCCAGTCCTGGGTGGACGGGGTGGTGGCCCGCCGGCCCACCGGCGTGGTGCTGGTGCTCTCCGGCCTGGACCGGGTCCAGCGCGAGCAGCTGACCAGCCGTGACATCCCGTTCGTGGTGGTCGATCCGGCCGGAGACCCGGGCCAGGAGGTGCCGGCGGTCGGGGCCACCAACTGGAACGGCGGCCTGGCGGCCACCCGCCACCTGCTGGAGCTGGGCCACCGGCGGATCGCGGTGATCGCCGGCCCGGCCCGGATGATGTGCAGCCGCGCCCGGGTCGACGGCTACCGGGCGGCGCTGGAGACAGCCGGCGTGCCGTTCGACCCGGCCCTGGTGCGCGACGGCGACTTCCACCACGAGGCCGGGTACCGCGCCGGGCTGGAACTGCTGCGCGGCCCGGACCGGCCCACCGCCGTCTTCACCGGCAACGACCTCCAGGCGCTCGGCCTCTACCAGGCCGCCCGCGAACTCGGCCTGCGGATCCCCGACGACCTGAGCGTCGTCGGCTTCGACGACCTCCCCCTGGCCCGCTGGGTCGGCCCACCCCTCACCACGGTGCGCCAACCCCTGACCGAGATGGCCGAGGTGGCCACCCGCATGGTGCTCGACCTGGCCCGCGGCACCCGCCCGAGCACCCTGCGGGTGGAGCTGGCGACCACCCTGGTGGAGCGCAGCAGCACCGCGGCGCCACCGGTGGGGCGCTAG